In the Gorilla gorilla gorilla isolate KB3781 chromosome 1, NHGRI_mGorGor1-v2.1_pri, whole genome shotgun sequence genome, gaacccctgggctgaaatgatcctcccgccttggcctcccaaagtgttggaattacaggcatgagtcactgctcccaccaagaattgtttttctttaaattcctgGTTTAATAAGGACTTgtttattttgaggaaaaaaggTCCCAAACATCAAGCTGTTCACAAAAATAACCCACAGTATCaactttagaaaacatattttaggacTATAACACTAATTATGTTTCTGAGGATGCATTTGACATGCCAACTCTCATTCACAAAAATACATTGTTAGATTTTTGTTGAACTGCCCCACACAGCACACTGACATGGGGTGTAACACACATATTTCGAACTCCAAGCTGCTTTCAGGAGCTGCTCAACTCAATGAGATTGCCTTTGCAGATAGGGAAGCAACTACTGAACTTATGTATGAATGAAAAGAACTGTATTCCCTGCGTAacaagagattattttggagacagTTGATAAAAACCATACATCCTTTTTACTGTTGTGTCATAAAGAGGTAtctaataaaaagcaaaaattgcagGGTAAGACTTAAGAAAACTTCAAGGAGCATCAAGGGAAGTGAAAATGGGACTAGGTGCAGGGCAATATGAATTAATGAATGTGGGAAGGACAAGGATGGGGAGAACAGTAAGCATGTGCTGAAGATACTAAGGGAGAGGATCTGGTGAAAAATTTGTTGTTAGACAAGCTCCTAGGTAAAGAAATAACGGGATAAGATTTCTCAACCCCACTATGTGCTTAAGAGTCATCCTGGCCATTCGCCCTGTCTCTGTtatcctctccttcctcagcccctttTTCATCATCCTTGTTCAACTCCAGCTGGTTGTCCCCCTGAtcttcattatcatcatcatccagTGGGTTCCCCTCCTCAGCAGAGTCTTCTGCACCCCCCTCAGACTCCATCTTCACATGAGTCTCATCTTTCTTCATGGAGCTACTGCTCTGCTCCTCTTCTGACTTAGCATTTTTCACCTCTACCTCTTGTTTGCTctgttccttttcaattttttccagGTTTTCCAGGAGAGAATCCACTTTCTGTTTTATCTGGGTCAACTCCTGCTTAATGGCCTGAAGGTCATCTCCTTTCAACTTTCCAGACTTGGAAGATCCCCGCTTTCCACTCTTAGAATTGAAGCCACTTTTGCCCCTTCGTGAGGTGTTTCCTGATACACGCTGACGTTTCGAGGGCACTACAGCCAGAGcaatgggaggaggaggaggtacaCGTGCTGGGAAACTGTACATCCCATCATAATAATCCCGTTGAAAGCCATAGTCCAAGTCAAAAGAGGAGCCGTACATCTCCGCTGCTGATCGTTTCACACCTGCGTTTCCTCGATTCACTTTTGGCTCTGCAGCCAGGTTAATATCCACAACCTGGCTAGCAATCATTCTGCCATCCTCTCCTGCTACAGCAGCCCGGGCATTTTTCTCCTTATCATATTGAACGAAGGCAAAGCCCTTATGAAGAGAGCAGCCTGCAATTTTGCCATACTTGGAAAAGATCGCCTCCACATCCGATTTCTTGACAACAAGAGTGTTGAGATTCCCAATGAACACACGGGAGTTCATGGAGTGAGGATCCATCTTGTTGGTAACGTTGCTGGCCATTGTGTTGGATGATAAGGTTTctcaaaaagccaaaaacagGAGGCGGGAGAGAGAAGAGATTCGAT is a window encoding:
- the LOC115932964 gene encoding heterogeneous nuclear ribonucleoprotein C-like 1; its protein translation is MASNVTNKMDPHSMNSRVFIGNLNTLVVKKSDVEAIFSKYGKIAGCSLHKGFAFVQYDKEKNARAAVAGEDGRMIASQVVDINLAAEPKVNRGNAGVKRSAAEMYGSSFDLDYGFQRDYYDGMYSFPARVPPPPPIALAVVPSKRQRVSGNTSRRGKSGFNSKSGKRGSSKSGKLKGDDLQAIKQELTQIKQKVDSLLENLEKIEKEQSKQEVEVKNAKSEEEQSSSSMKKDETHVKMESEGGAEDSAEEGNPLDDDDNEDQGDNQLELNKDDEKGAEEGEDNRDRANGQDDS